The Citrifermentans bemidjiense Bem genome window below encodes:
- a CDS encoding PTS sugar transporter subunit IIA, translating into MLMKASEVATLLKVDESVVAKWIKKEKLPATMVQGSYRINRVDLLEWATDHSIKVPPELFEAAQADVVLPTLSQALEAGGVHCGVPGDEKLSVLRNVVSLMKLPPRMDPEFLLQVLLAREALGTTAIGDGIAIPHVRNPILLQDKPVPAISLCFLEHAVDFGALDGEPVRILFMLTSPTVKVHLHLLSRLAYALHDAEFRATLNHACDPAAILEAARRFERGKRS; encoded by the coding sequence ATGTTGATGAAGGCGTCGGAAGTGGCCACGCTGCTCAAGGTGGACGAGAGCGTGGTGGCCAAGTGGATCAAGAAGGAAAAGCTGCCGGCCACCATGGTGCAGGGGAGTTACCGGATCAACCGCGTCGATCTCCTGGAATGGGCGACCGACCACAGCATCAAGGTACCGCCCGAACTGTTCGAGGCGGCGCAGGCGGATGTCGTGTTGCCGACCCTGAGCCAGGCACTGGAGGCGGGCGGGGTGCACTGCGGGGTTCCCGGGGACGAAAAGCTTTCCGTGCTGAGAAACGTGGTGAGCCTGATGAAGCTCCCTCCCAGGATGGACCCGGAGTTCCTGCTCCAGGTGCTTCTGGCGCGCGAGGCCTTGGGGACCACCGCCATCGGGGACGGGATCGCCATCCCCCACGTCCGCAACCCGATCCTCTTGCAGGACAAGCCGGTCCCCGCCATCTCGCTCTGTTTCCTGGAGCATGCCGTGGATTTCGGCGCTCTCGACGGCGAGCCGGTCAGGATTCTCTTCATGCTGACCAGTCCGACCGTGAAGGTGCACCTGCACCTTTTGTCGCGGCTAGCCTACGCCCTGCACGATGCCGAATTCAGGGCGACTTTGAACCACGCCTGCGACCCCGCGGCCATTCTGGAAGCCGCCCGGCGCTTCGAGCGCGGCAAAAGGAGCTGA
- a CDS encoding NapC/NirT family cytochrome c, producing MALKKYAGYAWNLISLVGMILAVTATGLIIGFLSYEGITGVEKPYLGLMTYFLFPGMLIVGLILVPLGAYLVREKRRRHPEAEIHPFPTVDFNEPHKRHMFLFFVIASIIFVLIVSVASLKGYEFTESTTFCGELCHVVMEPEHVAWSNSPHAKVKCVECHVGPGAAWYVKAKISGMRQLYAVLFKTYPETIGTPIDNLRPARDTCEHCHWPEKFYAGRQKVFYHYAPNEENSPREINMLINIGGTPKSEHAKGIHWHIGQEVTYIATDRQRLNIPYIAVKEKDGTITEYMDSEKPLSKEEVAKSQKRVMDCLDCHNRPAHIYRAPGIEMDEAFAARRIDGSLPYLKKVAVEILTRPYAKKEEAKATIAKELPEYYAKNYPAVSKGKQKEIDHAVVVVQDIYNRNFFPSMKVSWNTYPNHIGHFYTPGCFRCHDGKHKTAAGKVISKDCNMCHTVLSQKQENIPAGKQVKEFVHPVDIGDELFKANCSDCHAAGGEDVPGGEQHAKH from the coding sequence ATGGCACTAAAGAAATATGCCGGCTACGCCTGGAACTTGATCAGCTTGGTTGGCATGATACTGGCCGTCACCGCGACCGGTCTCATCATCGGTTTCCTCTCGTACGAGGGGATCACCGGCGTGGAGAAACCTTACCTCGGACTGATGACCTACTTCCTCTTCCCGGGGATGCTCATCGTGGGCCTTATCCTGGTTCCGCTCGGCGCCTACCTGGTGCGGGAGAAGAGGCGCAGGCACCCAGAGGCGGAGATCCACCCCTTCCCCACGGTCGATTTCAACGAGCCGCACAAGCGGCACATGTTCCTCTTCTTCGTAATCGCCAGCATCATCTTCGTGCTCATCGTCTCGGTCGCCTCGCTCAAAGGGTACGAGTTCACCGAATCGACCACCTTCTGCGGCGAGCTTTGCCACGTGGTCATGGAGCCCGAGCACGTCGCCTGGAGCAACTCCCCGCACGCCAAGGTTAAATGCGTAGAGTGCCACGTAGGCCCCGGTGCTGCCTGGTACGTCAAGGCTAAGATCTCCGGCATGAGGCAGCTCTATGCGGTCCTCTTCAAGACCTACCCGGAAACCATCGGCACCCCGATCGACAACCTCCGCCCGGCTCGCGACACCTGCGAGCACTGCCACTGGCCCGAGAAGTTCTACGCCGGCCGCCAGAAGGTGTTCTACCACTACGCGCCCAACGAGGAGAACTCCCCGCGCGAGATCAACATGCTGATCAACATCGGCGGTACGCCCAAGAGCGAGCATGCCAAGGGAATCCACTGGCACATCGGCCAGGAGGTTACCTACATCGCCACCGACAGGCAGCGCCTGAACATCCCGTACATCGCGGTCAAGGAGAAGGACGGCACGATCACCGAGTACATGGATAGCGAAAAGCCCCTGAGCAAGGAAGAGGTGGCCAAGTCCCAGAAACGCGTCATGGACTGCCTCGATTGCCACAACCGCCCGGCCCACATCTACCGCGCCCCCGGCATCGAGATGGACGAGGCTTTCGCGGCCAGAAGGATCGACGGGAGCCTGCCGTACCTGAAGAAGGTCGCGGTGGAGATCCTCACCAGGCCTTACGCCAAAAAGGAAGAGGCCAAGGCCACCATCGCGAAGGAGCTGCCGGAGTACTATGCCAAGAACTATCCGGCGGTCTCCAAGGGCAAGCAGAAGGAGATCGACCACGCGGTCGTCGTGGTTCAGGACATCTACAACAGGAACTTCTTCCCGAGCATGAAGGTCTCCTGGAACACCTATCCGAACCATATCGGGCACTTCTACACCCCGGGCTGCTTCCGCTGCCATGACGGCAAACACAAGACCGCGGCGGGCAAGGTCATCTCCAAGGACTGCAACATGTGCCATACGGTGCTGAGCCAGAAGCAGGAGAACATCCCGGCCGGCAAGCAGGTGAAGGAGTTCGTGCACCCGGTCGACATCGGCGACGAGCTCTTCAAGGCCAACTGCAGCGACTGCCATGCAGCCGGCGGGGAGGACGTCCCCGGCGGCGAGCAGCACGCGAAGCACTAG